One Triticum dicoccoides isolate Atlit2015 ecotype Zavitan chromosome 5B, WEW_v2.0, whole genome shotgun sequence genomic window carries:
- the LOC119307283 gene encoding 60S ribosomal protein L36-3-like — protein MAPSQPKSGLFVGINKGHVVTKRELPPRPSDRKGKGTKRVHFVRNLIREVAGFAPYEKRITELLKVGKDKRALKVAKRKLGTHKRAKKKREEMSSVLRKMRSAGGGGAGDKKK, from the exons atggcgccgtcgcagCCCAAGTCAGGGCTCTTCGTGGGCATCAACAAGGGCCACGTCGTCACCAAGCGCGAGCTGCCGCCACGCCCGTCCGACCGCAAGGGG AAAGGTACCAAGAGGGTGCATTTTGTCAGGAACTTGATTAGGGAGGTTGCTGGATTCGCTCCCTATGAGAAACGTATCACTGAGCTTCTTAAGGTTGGAAAGGACAAGCGCGCACTCAAGGTCGCCAAGAGAAAGCTTGGTACTCACAAGAGAGCAAAGAAGAAGAGAGAGGAGATGTCAAGTGTCCTTAGGAAGATGAG gtctgctggtggtggtggtgctggtgacaaGAAGAAATAG